A window from Dioscorea cayenensis subsp. rotundata cultivar TDr96_F1 chromosome 10, TDr96_F1_v2_PseudoChromosome.rev07_lg8_w22 25.fasta, whole genome shotgun sequence encodes these proteins:
- the LOC120270841 gene encoding LOW QUALITY PROTEIN: eukaryotic translation initiation factor 2D (The sequence of the model RefSeq protein was modified relative to this genomic sequence to represent the inferred CDS: deleted 2 bases in 2 codons) — protein sequence MFKKSFDVKSHQRLSGADKKKLRRTVKDKFPHASDADLDLILPPKAEIVLAKYPNRAHVYSIEGGFPIFFDVDGRGSEIYPTVYALWKAPELLPCFLLKGGEVSRFVIGGADLMFPGISIPPEGLPSFLAGQPWAVKVPGNPAPIAVGSTTMSSQDALKAGLRGKALRITHYYRDSLWESVDVCYVPNGGFLDDVVIEDPALVSAMPQNDLNDTHYVTVKEDEGDLHDVSEANADVVIDTSASADMPNVSEEIATDMSGLHVTENAAGEEPGVEKETTSLSSEDVDSLLDKCLLQALHRSVKDKDLPMPGSTLWSNHVLPCRPSGITLDIKKSSHKKLSKWLLSKSSAGLISAKEDKYKKEIVLLAINRTHPDYTSFKPEKRSTETIEPKHETSSSEGLRSRSLFEVVEIYKSSSHVNPILTSVGADTGKYFSASEAIDIVFRYVENENLVKPTDKAIVVLNAILCDALYKGTIKKGSSYPTEIHKRDLGVTFLNRMQVHYRVSRGNEAVVRKGVVKPVQIMSERRQGNKKVTKVSGLEAFLMDAELLASELQKKFACSTSVAELPGKKGQYEVLVQGGVIEDLAKHLMDHYGVPKRYIEVLDKTKK from the exons ATGTTTAAGAAGTCCTTTGATGTGAAATCCCACCAACGCTTGTCTGGAGCTGATAAGAAGAAATTAAGGAGAACTGTGAAGGACAAGTTCCCGCATGCTTCAGATGCTGATCTTGATCTCATTCTTCCTCCAAAG GCGGAGATTGTATTAGCGAAGTACCCAAATCGTGCACATGTGTATAGCATAGAAGGAGGGTTTCCAATATTCTTTGATGTTGATGGACGAGGATCTGAAATATATCCTACAG TGTATGCGCTATGGAAAGCTCCTGAACTTTTACCTTGTTTTCTGCTCAAGGGCGGTGAAGTATCTCGGTTTGTTATTGGAGGTGCTGATTTGATGTTCCCTGGCATCAGCATACCTCCTGAAGGTCTGCCTTCATTCTTGGCTGGGCAGCCTTGGGCAGTGAAAGTTCCTGGAAATCCAGCACCAATTGCa GTTGGAAGCACCACAATGAGTAGTCAAGATGCACTTAAAGCTGGTTTGCGTGGAAAGGCTTTGCGGATAACACATTATTATCGTGATTCCTTGTG GGAATCAGTCGATGTTTGTTATGTTCCAAATGGAGGATTTCTTGATGATGTTGTTATTGAGGACCCTGCTTTGGTTTCAGCTATGCCTCAAAATGATTTGAATGACACACACTATGTCACTGTGAAGGAAGATGAAGGGGACTTGCATGATGTTTCAGAGGCAAATGCTGATGTTGTTATTGATACATCAGCCTCTGCTGACATGCCTAATGTCTCTGAAGAAATAGCCACTGATATGAGTGGATTACATGTAACAGAAAATGCTGCTGGTGAAGAACCTGGTGTTGAGAAGGAAACAACGAGTTTGTCTAGTGAAGATGTTGAT TCTCTTCTGGACAAATGCCTTTTACAAGCTCTACATAGAAGTGTCAAAGATAAAGACCTCCCCATGCCTGGGAGCACGCTATG GTCAAATCATGTATTACCTTGCCGGCCTTCAGGGATCACTTTGGACATCAAGAAATCATCTCACAAGAAACTCTCCAAGTGGTTGCTGTCAAAATCTTCTGCTGGGCTG ATATCAGCCAAGGAAGACAAGTATAAGAAAGAGATTGTGTTACTGGCTATTAACAGAACACATCCAGACTACACATCCTTCAAACCAGAGAAAAGATCGACAGAGACTATTGAACCAAAGCATGAGACATCATCTAGTGAAGGCCTTCGGAGCAGATCGCtgtttgaggttgttgagaTTTATAAATCTAGTTCACATGTTAATCCAATCTTAACTTCTGTTGGAGCTGATACTGGAAAATATTTTAGTGCATCAGAGGCAATTGATATTGTCTTCAG ATACGTGGAGAACGAGAATTTGGTCAAGCCAACTGACAAGGCAATCGTGGTTCTTAATGCTATACTTTGTGATGCTCTTTACAAGGGGACTATCAAAAAAGGTTCTAGTTACCCAACTGAGATTCATAAGAGGGATTTGGGAGTAACATTTTTAAATCGCATGCAAGTTCACTACAGAGTATCCAGAGGAAATGAAGCTGTGGTGCGCAAAGGTGTGGTTAAA CCTGTTCAAATAATGAGTGAAAGGCGACAAGGTAACAAGAAGGTGACAAAAGTGTCAGGATTGGAAGCTTTCTTGATGGATGCTGAGTTATTGGCTTCTGAGCTCCAAAAGAAGTTCGCATGTAGTACATCTGTTGCAGAACTTCCAG GTAAAAAAGGTCAGTATGAGGTGTTAGTTCAAGGTGGTGTCATAGAGGATCTTGCGAAACACCTCATGGATCATTATGGTGTTCCAAAGAGATACATTGAGGTGCTTGACAAAACCAAGAAATGA